One Scomber scombrus chromosome 23, fScoSco1.1, whole genome shotgun sequence genomic window, AGATATGGCCCCCTACGAGATGATCAGGTCCCGAGAACTGAATGCCATGCTGGGGCCTAAAGGGAGTCCTGAGGCGATGGATTTTGTTTGCGACCTCCACAACACCACTGCCAACATGGGCCTGTGCCTCATCGCGTACTCAGACTGTGACTGGATCTGCCTGCACATATTCAAACACCTGCAGGCAAGCACAAGCAGCTCCTACACACTCCTACAAGTATATTCAATTCACCCAGCATTTTGGGGACAGGTAATGCTAGAAAACTAAAGTTAAGTCTAACATGTCATTTTCAGAGGCAGATGCCAGATGTACCAGTGAGGTACATCCATTTTGACGTCTCCCATAAAGAATCATATTCTCTAGATTCAGTTGGGAAACACGGATTTGgtaagttttacatttttattgcaaTATACTGTATCATCTGTGATAGTTTTCATCTAAAATCCATTTTCTGCAGCCATTGAGATCGGTCCTCAGCCCCATGGTGTGGTGAGGTCAAACGTCTACACAGCCATGAAACTTGGTGTCCAACACATGCTTGATTGGATCCGTTTCTTCAACTCAGGTATACTACTAAACACAATTTACCAATTGAGTGTTTGTGCCCTACAAAACAGCCCTAAATTGGTTGAAATTGTGCAGACTTGGTCTTTGTTTAAGCTGTTTTTGTGCTTGTTCTGCTTTTATATTCAGGTGCTACTATTGAAGGAGGATTTGTGGAGGTGTACACCATGGTTAAACACATTGACTATCCAAGAGACAAAGACACTCACCACATTACAGCAGCAATTCATCCTCAACTCCAGGTACAGTCTGAAACAGATTTGTGGCCTCCAGAGTGACCCATTGTCAGATTTAAATGCTATTTTAATTTATACCTTATAATTTGAGCATGATTTAACAAAGGAGtggataaaataacaaaaatacccagaaacatttaaataagctACATATAACAATAAAGAGCAGAGAAGCATCAAATACATAATGACCTCAACAAAGAAGCTAGACCTTTTGTcctaagaaaaaaagagagagggctAATAGGGCATTGTTAATATCTAACCTGAACACACCTACTGTTTAAATGAATAGCAGCCTTTCTGTAAATAACCAGCATATGAATGTTGCAGTGTAGTTTCTGTTGGATCTGTCAAAAGTTTAAGATTGTGTATTTGCAGTGTTTGGAAACAGTAATTTGGCACCGTGACACACCTTATAAAATCACTGCAACACTTTTAATGTTCTTAGTGTATAAAATGATATTGGTCAGCTTTGAACGTAAACTAATAAATTGTGCTTTTTCACCAAAAAAGCAAATTATCTTGTTTCAGTTCAGTAATAAGAAGCTTCATTTTAGTTAATTGAATTCTCACACATGGTCAGCTCATTTTCAATGACCTTTTCTAAAGGGTATCATccatttttgttgaaaaagcaataaaacaataagtACAGCTTTTGAATTAATTGttcaacattttagaaaacacatCTATTCACTTTCTTACCGAAACTTGCATGAAAAGACTGATACTATCGTGTCTGTGCATTTATGGCGCCATAGAGCCAGGAGGACATTACCGTTAGCTTGGGCTGTGTCCAAAGGTTTAAAATAAATTGGGTAATGGGTAAAGTTCACTAATTAACatcctttatcttttttatttagccTGTGCAAAACCTGAAATGTAAAGACAGAGCCAGGCTGGCTGTTTCTCCCTGCTTTTACTTTTTATGCTAACTAAGCTAATCAAGTTTAATTGATCCTCTTCTTTAGCcacaaaacaaactatttcCAATACTATAAAAATATCCCTTTTAAGCACTTTTTTATTCAATAATTTAGCAGTTATTTTAGCAATTAGCAATAACTGAATACCTTTCCTCACAGGACCGAGATTTCTGCCTGCTTCACCCTGAGGACCCTCTGTTTCAGACTTTCTCTGGTGAAACGCTGAGGTATAAAGGGAGCGAACCTCTTTATCCCTTCTTCATCAATGAATGTGCATATTACGAAAAGGGCATCGCTCTCTCCCTGGCAAGAAAGAAGTGTGTGAAGATTCCCGCAATCCGGGTGCAGACGGACGAGGAGCAACAAGCTAACCCACAGGGATACGAATCAGAAGACGAGGACTGAGAAACACCTGCTACAAACAGTGTTTGAAAGTGAGAGTCCACGTGATAGAGGCGAAACAGACTGATGTGACTATGAaataaatttttaaaaagcttttattgaAATGACAGCGGTTGCTTGGAACACGTAcatatgttttgtttaagtTGGCATACACTCACACACGATATTTAAGTGGACAAATTGACCATTTCAGCTCTCAACTGGAGAATGTACGACACATTCACTGTAGGTTCACAAAAGCACAGTCATAGAGCGATATTGTGACATTTAGCGGGACAGAACCATTTCTTGTATTTGAAGGCTGAATCTGTAAAGTACAATCGGATTTATCATGACATCTTTCAGACCACACATATTATCACAGACATTCTTACGTTTTATGAAACCTTGGGTGGTTTTGGCGATTTATATATTTACGCAGACATATAGCATGGTTCTTTGGGTAATAATGGggcttttttttcaaaatgtatttgatattTGGGACATTTATATtgtcaaaaaatataaattcacTACAGACCACTACTGCAATATTCAGGATATGTTCAGAAACAATTTAAGTGCAAAGGAATACAGTAGCGTATCACAATATGGCCTTTAAAGTACATTCATAATGCTTAACAGGGAAATTGATCTCCCTAAATCCTGTTCTGTCAGTTcatttctttgtaatttttttttcccagaataGTGATAATAAATaggaattaataaataaaaaaacatcaaagaacAAATACAAATCAAATAGATAACACTAAACACAATTGAATTCATATAAGAAGTGAAAAGTTGTATGAAATTAAAATTATATGAGTATATGAggtcaacaaaacacaaaatggtAAAAGGACTATGTTgaataaataaggatttttttcatgttttctacaAAAGCctacaaaatcatttaaaacgttaaaaatgtgtttgattaataataacaaaacaatcaaaaacaatgCATTGGGTACAAAAATTATAAACATGAAGACAGTCTGACCTCAATAATCgtcagaaataaataaatgtcacttACAGTAAGtttgaaaaaaagtgaacagaAATGCAAATATGAGTCATAACAGAAGTCATTAGTCATTGTCTCTCGCTGTGCTCTTCATTGCTCCCACTGACCAAGTATATTTTAAAGCCGTTGATGTACAAGACTTCACTACACAACAGAAAACCTCTGTCAAAATAAATACCCTCTGGTTCAGTTA contains:
- the LOC134005967 gene encoding N-acyl-aromatic-L-amino acid amidohydrolase (carboxylate-forming) B-like, with translation MEVEEVVSLPRLSRVAVCGGTHGNELSGVYLVRELLKAQKEEEEEGDQPMSVLMVLSNPRAMLQCRRYIDTDLNRCFTHAILNGPLSDMAPYEMIRSRELNAMLGPKGSPEAMDFVCDLHNTTANMGLCLIAYSDCDWICLHIFKHLQRQMPDVPVRYIHFDVSHKESYSLDSVGKHGFAIEIGPQPHGVVRSNVYTAMKLGVQHMLDWIRFFNSGATIEGGFVEVYTMVKHIDYPRDKDTHHITAAIHPQLQDRDFCLLHPEDPLFQTFSGETLRYKGSEPLYPFFINECAYYEKGIALSLARKKCVKIPAIRVQTDEEQQANPQGYESEDED